One part of the Halopenitus persicus genome encodes these proteins:
- a CDS encoding thiolase C-terminal domain-containing protein has protein sequence MSRNAAIVGGGLTEWGEREATWKDLAQEAGKATFDDVDGIDQSDVEGLFVGAVQPERFAFQSHVAPLVAELLGIDAEMISRTELACASGQAALRYAWLAIAAGQIDVALVIGVEKMNLGKEYMPEMQSTMTNVLDREFDGVNGLNGPSHFAQFAQRHMHEHGTTREQLAMVSAKNKSHAAATDFAQYREAVSVDDVLDSYPIAPPLNLLDCSGITDGAAGVLLVSEEKAREVTDTPAYITGSGQSCLSSNSINNLPSMTTWPQAREASEKAYDQAGIEDPLAEIDVAEVHDCFSISEVIEYEQLGFADEGEGGAFIEEGRSELDGDVAVNPRGGLLGCGHPLGATGVCQALEIYRQFTGDVPAERAVAGDPETGLIHNLSGSGSVHSVMTLGRDPQ, from the coding sequence ATGTCCCGAAACGCAGCGATCGTCGGCGGCGGCCTGACCGAGTGGGGCGAACGGGAGGCGACCTGGAAGGACCTCGCCCAGGAGGCCGGCAAGGCGACCTTCGACGACGTCGACGGCATCGACCAGTCGGACGTCGAGGGGCTGTTCGTCGGCGCCGTCCAGCCCGAACGCTTCGCCTTCCAGAGCCACGTCGCCCCGCTGGTTGCGGAGCTGCTGGGAATCGACGCGGAGATGATCTCGCGGACGGAACTCGCGTGTGCGAGCGGGCAGGCGGCGCTCCGGTACGCGTGGCTGGCGATCGCCGCCGGCCAGATCGACGTCGCGCTGGTGATCGGCGTCGAGAAGATGAACCTCGGCAAGGAGTACATGCCCGAGATGCAGTCGACGATGACGAACGTGCTCGACCGCGAGTTCGACGGCGTCAACGGGCTCAACGGCCCCTCCCACTTCGCGCAGTTCGCCCAGCGACACATGCACGAACACGGGACCACCCGCGAGCAGCTCGCGATGGTGAGCGCGAAGAACAAGAGCCACGCCGCCGCTACCGACTTCGCACAGTACCGCGAGGCGGTCTCGGTCGACGACGTGCTCGATTCCTACCCGATCGCGCCGCCGTTGAACCTGCTCGACTGCAGCGGCATCACGGACGGCGCCGCCGGCGTCCTGCTCGTCAGCGAGGAGAAGGCGCGGGAGGTGACCGACACCCCGGCCTACATCACCGGCAGCGGCCAGTCCTGTCTCTCGAGCAACTCGATCAACAATCTGCCGTCGATGACGACCTGGCCGCAGGCGCGGGAGGCCTCCGAGAAGGCCTACGATCAGGCCGGCATCGAGGACCCGCTCGCCGAGATCGACGTCGCGGAGGTTCACGACTGCTTCTCGATCAGCGAGGTGATCGAGTACGAACAGCTCGGCTTCGCCGACGAGGGCGAGGGCGGCGCCTTCATCGAGGAGGGCCGCAGCGAGCTCGACGGCGACGTCGCGGTCAACCCCCGCGGGGGGCTGCTCGGCTGCGGCCATCCGCTCGGCGCCACCGGGGTCTGTCAGGCGCTGGAGATCTACCGACAGTTCACCGGCGACGTGCCCGCCGAGCGCGCGGTCGCGGGCGATCCCGAGACCGGCCTGATCCACAACCTGAGCGGCAGCGGGTCAGTTCACAGCGTGATGACCCTCGGGAGGGATCCACAATGA
- a CDS encoding long-chain-fatty-acid--CoA ligase, with protein MKRPLLTTDFLDRAVTLFGDDVGVIAADGTEFTYNELNDRINRLSNALLEWGIEKGDRVALLSPNSHRFIETLYATMQIGALFVPLNFRLQPTEYDYLVDDSSPSVLISHTGFTEKVDHLRGTDVEAGTSVEQWVAYDGDAAGEGWHGYEDVLAEHSPDQPDRPDLSEEDDATILYTSGTTGDPKGVVHTHRIQHYHALIHSHHVEFEDDDTLLWTSPMFHINGWGHIYGLTGIGGTHVILEQFDPETVFEHIANHDVSYLGGAPTVLNMLLDYYEDADVPATGEKPVRVETAASPPPKSTIREVEDELGWRIIHAYGATETGPIVTTSNSRRKIQQGDKYDIINKPGFATLNTEILVVDQHGEPVPTDDETQGEVIVRGNQVLDRYWNKPDETHRAFHDRRDGWFHTGDIATWDDDRMLTIVDRKKDVIISGGENISTIEVQDVIYEHPDVQVAAVIGVPHEKWGETPKALVVTAEDSDLTEDELIEFTRERLAHYKCPTSVEFRDALPQTSTGKIQKYELREEFWDDEEKNVG; from the coding sequence ATGAAACGACCACTACTCACGACGGACTTCCTCGACAGGGCAGTCACGCTCTTCGGCGACGACGTCGGCGTCATCGCCGCGGACGGAACAGAGTTCACCTACAACGAGCTGAACGACCGCATCAACCGGCTCTCGAACGCGCTGTTGGAGTGGGGCATCGAGAAGGGCGACCGCGTGGCGCTGTTGTCGCCGAACTCCCACCGGTTCATCGAGACGCTGTACGCGACGATGCAGATCGGCGCGCTGTTCGTCCCGCTCAACTTCCGGCTGCAGCCGACCGAGTACGATTACCTCGTCGACGACAGCTCGCCCTCGGTGCTGATCTCCCATACGGGGTTCACCGAGAAGGTCGACCATCTCCGGGGGACCGACGTCGAGGCGGGCACCTCGGTCGAGCAGTGGGTCGCCTACGACGGGGACGCCGCCGGGGAGGGCTGGCACGGCTACGAGGACGTGCTCGCCGAGCACTCCCCGGATCAGCCGGACCGGCCGGACCTCTCGGAGGAGGACGACGCGACCATCCTCTACACCAGCGGCACCACCGGCGACCCGAAGGGAGTCGTCCACACCCATCGGATCCAGCATTACCACGCGCTGATCCACTCCCATCACGTCGAGTTCGAGGACGACGACACGCTGTTGTGGACCTCGCCGATGTTCCACATCAACGGGTGGGGACACATCTACGGCCTCACCGGGATCGGCGGCACCCACGTCATCCTCGAACAGTTCGATCCCGAGACCGTCTTCGAGCACATCGCCAACCACGACGTGAGCTACCTCGGCGGTGCGCCGACGGTGTTGAACATGCTGTTGGACTATTACGAGGACGCCGACGTGCCCGCGACCGGCGAGAAGCCGGTGCGCGTCGAGACGGCCGCGAGCCCGCCGCCGAAGAGCACGATCCGGGAGGTCGAGGACGAGCTCGGCTGGCGGATCATCCACGCCTACGGCGCCACCGAGACCGGACCGATCGTCACGACCAGCAACTCCCGACGGAAGATCCAGCAGGGCGATAAGTACGACATCATCAACAAACCCGGCTTCGCCACGCTCAACACGGAGATCCTCGTCGTCGACCAGCACGGCGAGCCGGTTCCGACCGACGACGAGACCCAGGGCGAGGTGATCGTTCGCGGCAACCAGGTGCTCGACCGCTACTGGAACAAGCCCGACGAGACCCACCGGGCGTTCCACGACCGGCGCGACGGCTGGTTCCACACGGGCGACATCGCCACCTGGGACGACGACCGGATGCTCACGATCGTCGACCGGAAGAAGGACGTCATCATCTCCGGCGGGGAAAACATCTCGACGATCGAGGTCCAGGACGTCATCTACGAACACCCCGACGTGCAGGTCGCCGCGGTCATCGGCGTCCCCCACGAGAAGTGGGGCGAGACGCCGAAGGCACTGGTCGTGACCGCCGAGGACTCCGACCTCACCGAGGACGAGCTGATCGAGTTCACCCGCGAGCGGCTTGCTCACTACAAGTGTCCGACCAGCGTCGAGTTCCGCGACGCCCTCCCGCAGACCTCGACCGGCAAGATCCAGAAGTACGAGCTCCGCGAGGAGTTCTGGGACGACGAGGAGAAGAACGTCGGGTGA
- a CDS encoding winged helix-turn-helix domain-containing protein, with translation MTDTEPEWDFKERDVMILRELARDPQLSARELTDVLEAEHGIDVSHVTVSKSIRNMRDANVFREAILPNEAYFSFSLFEFQFNPEHFEDGWRDAMEHIREDKSTLFYFLCDGAYQWRAVMMFPSSEAESKWIHEFYKEHGKVINNLRNHALTNVLKFGTDPELFENITDGRE, from the coding sequence ATGACCGACACCGAACCGGAGTGGGACTTCAAGGAGCGCGACGTGATGATCCTCCGCGAGCTGGCCCGGGACCCCCAGCTGTCGGCTCGGGAGCTGACCGACGTCCTCGAGGCGGAACACGGGATCGACGTCTCACACGTCACCGTGAGCAAGTCGATACGAAACATGCGCGACGCGAACGTCTTCCGGGAGGCGATCCTCCCGAACGAGGCGTACTTCAGCTTCTCGCTGTTCGAGTTCCAGTTCAACCCCGAACACTTCGAGGACGGCTGGCGCGACGCGATGGAACACATCCGCGAGGACAAGAGCACCCTGTTTTACTTCCTGTGTGACGGGGCCTACCAGTGGCGCGCAGTGATGATGTTCCCCAGCAGCGAGGCCGAGTCCAAGTGGATCCACGAGTTCTACAAGGAGCACGGCAAGGTGATCAACAATCTCCGCAACCACGCGTTGACGAACGTGCTCAAGTTCGGAACCGATCCCGAGCTGTTCGAGAACATCACCGACGGCCGGGAGTGA
- a CDS encoding ArsR/SmtB family transcription factor gives MTEEPDPPAVFATLDDEYARDILVATKADRLSAKELSEECDMSRPTVSRRVNRLLEQGLLEEYTHVDPGGRHYSEYEARLERVEVLLNAEGFDVRIDVRPDPADRITSIFEEMRGD, from the coding sequence GTGACCGAGGAGCCCGATCCGCCGGCTGTCTTCGCCACCCTCGACGACGAGTACGCCCGGGACATCCTCGTGGCGACGAAGGCCGACCGGCTGTCCGCGAAGGAACTCAGCGAGGAGTGCGACATGTCGCGCCCGACCGTCTCCCGGCGCGTGAACCGACTCCTCGAGCAGGGTCTCCTCGAGGAATACACGCACGTCGATCCCGGGGGACGACATTACAGCGAGTACGAGGCGCGCCTCGAACGCGTCGAAGTGCTCCTCAATGCGGAGGGCTTCGACGTTCGGATCGACGTCCGGCCCGACCCCGCCGACCGGATCACGTCCATCTTCGAGGAGATGCGGGGGGACTGA
- a CDS encoding Zn-ribbon domain-containing OB-fold protein codes for MTRDDRSNDGSAGDEASSEEPPRETVSIPNEVDLPRLLDFYDLQDAEHTGIHEFYDNLRDGDFTTTRCDACGAVHFPPRIVCPECLSDDLSYTSLPHEGTLHSFTEVRGTAAIGMTDDTPFVAGVVDLGDVRLSARIDDASYEDLEIGDPVRLKIVDIDGPTDQDRVFYRFVPA; via the coding sequence ATGACGCGCGACGACCGGTCCAACGACGGGTCCGCCGGCGATGAAGCGTCCAGCGAGGAACCGCCCCGCGAGACGGTCTCGATCCCGAACGAGGTCGATCTCCCCCGGCTGCTCGACTTCTACGACCTGCAGGACGCCGAACACACCGGGATCCACGAGTTCTACGACAACCTCCGGGACGGCGACTTCACCACCACGCGGTGTGACGCCTGCGGGGCGGTTCACTTCCCGCCCCGGATCGTCTGTCCCGAGTGTCTGAGCGACGACCTCTCGTACACGTCGCTTCCCCACGAGGGAACGCTCCACTCGTTCACCGAGGTCCGCGGCACCGCGGCGATCGGGATGACCGACGACACGCCGTTCGTCGCCGGCGTCGTCGATCTGGGCGACGTGCGGCTGTCGGCGCGGATCGACGACGCGAGCTACGAGGATCTCGAGATCGGCGATCCGGTCCGGCTGAAGATCGTCGACATCGACGGCCCGACCGACCAGGACCGGGTCTTCTACCGGTTCGTGCCGGCCTGA
- a CDS encoding DoxX family membrane protein: protein MSTLDSGMNQLESRIGGLTVGGKVHSLSAWFVLALRLMMGYAFAYSGFTKIIGEFSAGGYLTNVAATNGNPLAGMFAWMGSTPWFVEFANVAVPWGELLIGLGLLVGALVRLAAFFGALMMLMFYFGNWDISHGFINGDFAYMLVFLAVAAFAAGRILGLDRYIEQYEVGGVALVERYPALEYILG from the coding sequence ATGTCCACACTCGACTCCGGTATGAACCAGCTCGAGAGCAGGATCGGCGGCCTGACCGTCGGCGGGAAAGTGCACAGCCTCAGCGCGTGGTTCGTGCTCGCGCTCCGTCTGATGATGGGCTATGCGTTCGCATACTCCGGATTCACGAAGATCATCGGCGAGTTCTCCGCCGGCGGCTACCTCACGAACGTCGCCGCGACGAACGGCAATCCGCTTGCCGGGATGTTCGCGTGGATGGGGTCGACGCCGTGGTTCGTCGAGTTCGCGAACGTGGCCGTCCCGTGGGGCGAGCTGCTCATCGGCCTCGGCCTCCTCGTGGGCGCGCTCGTTCGCCTCGCGGCGTTCTTCGGCGCGCTGATGATGCTCATGTTCTACTTCGGGAACTGGGACATCTCTCACGGGTTCATCAACGGGGACTTCGCGTACATGCTCGTGTTCCTCGCGGTCGCCGCGTTCGCCGCGGGCCGCATCCTGGGACTCGACCGGTACATCGAGCAGTACGAGGTCGGCGGCGTGGCGCTCGTCGAGCGCTACCCCGCCCTCGAATACATCCTCGGCTAA
- a CDS encoding DUF7521 family protein has product MEHTLFVIGKLFTTALALVIAYQAYRGYQRHHTQLLLYVAAGFALVGLGGLLEGALFEVLRVSIFEAGFVAALVTAAGMLSILYALYAPNP; this is encoded by the coding sequence ATGGAACACACCCTATTCGTCATCGGCAAACTGTTCACCACCGCATTAGCGCTGGTCATCGCGTACCAGGCCTATCGTGGCTACCAACGGCATCACACGCAGTTGCTCCTGTACGTTGCCGCCGGCTTCGCGCTCGTCGGACTCGGCGGCCTCCTCGAGGGCGCGCTCTTCGAAGTCCTCCGGGTGTCGATCTTCGAAGCCGGATTCGTCGCGGCACTCGTCACCGCAGCCGGAATGTTGTCCATCCTGTACGCTCTCTACGCTCCGAACCCCTGA
- a CDS encoding SHOCT domain-containing protein, with the protein MQNPIQARGTHSLGLIVIGALSLAVVGGMALTHATVPDGMTWGWHGGMWNGGHMAGWSGWGWGMMLVGLLWMALLVALPVSIVYWLATRSRSNDSTETGALAVLQERYARGEIDDEEFDRRRERLTRDDDR; encoded by the coding sequence ATGCAAAATCCAATTCAAGCACGCGGGACTCATTCGCTGGGACTCATCGTCATCGGAGCACTGTCGCTGGCCGTCGTCGGCGGAATGGCGCTGACGCACGCGACCGTCCCGGATGGAATGACGTGGGGCTGGCACGGCGGTATGTGGAACGGCGGCCACATGGCCGGCTGGAGTGGATGGGGCTGGGGGATGATGCTGGTCGGTCTGCTGTGGATGGCCCTCCTCGTCGCCCTGCCCGTCTCCATCGTCTACTGGTTGGCGACACGGTCACGATCGAACGATTCCACTGAGACTGGCGCACTCGCCGTCCTCCAGGAGCGGTACGCTCGCGGCGAGATCGATGACGAGGAGTTCGACCGTCGCCGCGAGCGGCTCACGCGTGACGACGACCGCTAG
- a CDS encoding VOC family protein, whose translation MNDGGPPARVDHVGIAVEDVESAEPLLAALGCDRLIDDVVDDRFRWVYYELGDGSRIELIEPVAEESFLTEYLDRHGPGLHHVTIEVADIDAMTATLEATGFQVVDREEYAEWTEAFVSPRNPTGTLFQLMEYTAAYPENREYAPTDLFVGDDRLSRE comes from the coding sequence ATGAACGATGGCGGACCACCCGCGAGGGTCGATCACGTCGGCATCGCCGTCGAGGACGTCGAGTCGGCCGAGCCGCTGTTGGCCGCGCTCGGCTGTGACCGACTGATAGACGACGTCGTCGACGACCGGTTCCGGTGGGTCTACTACGAGCTGGGCGACGGATCGCGGATCGAGCTCATCGAGCCGGTCGCCGAGGAGTCGTTCCTGACCGAGTACCTCGACCGGCACGGCCCCGGCCTCCATCACGTGACGATCGAGGTCGCCGACATCGACGCGATGACCGCAACGCTGGAGGCCACGGGCTTCCAGGTCGTCGACCGCGAGGAGTACGCCGAGTGGACCGAGGCGTTCGTGTCCCCGCGGAACCCGACCGGAACGCTGTTCCAGCTGATGGAGTACACCGCGGCCTATCCCGAGAACCGGGAGTACGCACCAACGGACCTGTTCGTCGGCGACGACCGCCTCTCTCGGGAGTGA